In Pedobacter sp. WC2423, the following are encoded in one genomic region:
- a CDS encoding beta-ketoacyl synthase, giving the protein MTKRVVITGLGVVSPNGADITQFRDALKNGVSGIQHDPQLEQLLFSCQIAGKPVIDTARISQYFTELEIRNLESTGIVYGVIAGLDAWKDAGLQPAPDETPDWESGTVFGTGTSGIDKFRGAIYKLDNLQIRKLGSTVVAQTMASGVSALLAGKLGLGNQVTTNSSACATGTESILMAYERIKSGQATIMLAGSTSDSGPYIWAGFDAMKVCTYKHNTNPGKGSRPMSATASGFVPGSGAGALVLESLDSALARGAKIYAEILGGHLNSGGQRGEGTMTAPNPLAVQRCLSMAFRNAGIQASEVEVINGHLTATVKDTLEIQNWVTALGRSGKDFPYINSVKGMIGHCISAAGSIECVAAVLQLHEGFIFPNVNCEDLHPAIEMLVDPERIPRICLQKDFNILVKASFGFGDVNACLVLKKYNDG; this is encoded by the coding sequence ATGACTAAGCGTGTTGTAATCACTGGCTTAGGGGTTGTTTCACCAAATGGTGCAGACATCACGCAATTCAGGGATGCGCTTAAAAATGGGGTGTCCGGAATTCAGCATGATCCGCAGCTGGAACAACTTCTTTTCTCCTGTCAGATTGCAGGAAAACCAGTGATTGATACTGCCCGGATCAGCCAGTATTTCACTGAACTTGAAATCCGGAACCTGGAAAGCACGGGAATTGTATACGGTGTAATTGCAGGTTTGGATGCATGGAAAGACGCAGGACTTCAACCTGCTCCGGATGAAACACCGGATTGGGAAAGTGGAACTGTTTTCGGTACAGGCACTTCTGGTATTGATAAGTTCAGAGGTGCCATTTATAAATTAGATAACCTGCAAATCCGTAAACTGGGCAGTACTGTAGTCGCCCAGACTATGGCGAGCGGGGTAAGTGCATTGCTGGCCGGAAAGCTTGGCTTAGGGAATCAGGTAACCACGAATTCGTCTGCTTGTGCAACTGGAACCGAAAGTATTTTAATGGCTTATGAGCGTATTAAATCAGGTCAGGCAACGATTATGCTGGCCGGCAGTACAAGTGACAGCGGCCCGTATATCTGGGCTGGTTTTGATGCAATGAAGGTTTGCACGTATAAGCACAATACAAACCCCGGAAAAGGAAGCCGGCCGATGAGTGCCACCGCAAGTGGTTTTGTTCCCGGAAGCGGTGCCGGAGCTTTGGTTTTAGAGAGCCTGGACAGCGCTTTAGCAAGGGGTGCTAAGATTTATGCCGAAATACTGGGCGGACATCTTAATTCCGGAGGACAGCGCGGTGAAGGTACCATGACTGCGCCTAATCCATTAGCGGTACAAAGATGCTTGTCTATGGCCTTCAGGAATGCTGGCATACAAGCTTCTGAAGTTGAGGTGATCAATGGCCATCTCACTGCCACGGTAAAGGATACACTTGAAATACAGAACTGGGTAACCGCATTAGGGCGTTCAGGTAAGGATTTCCCTTATATCAATTCGGTTAAAGGAATGATCGGTCACTGCATTTCTGCGGCCGGGAGTATTGAATGCGTTGCTGCTGTTTTACAACTACATGAAGGGTTTATTTTTCCTAATGTAAACTGTGAGGACCTCCATCCGGCTATTGAAATGCTGGTAGATCCGGAGCGCATCCCCCGTATTTGTCTCCAAAAAGATTTTAATATACTCGTCAAAGCAAGTTTTGGTTTTGGCGATGTCAATGCCTGTTTAGTTTTAAAAAAATATAATGATGGATAG
- a CDS encoding 3-hydroxyacyl-ACP dehydratase FabZ family protein, producing MNAQEILAKLPYSKPFLFVDELLQIDENGSAGTYTFDKDLDFYKGHFKDAPVTPGVILTETMAQIGLVCLGIYLSGNANTELKAHVMLTSTAMDFMKPVFPGEKVTVTAEKVYFRFKKLNCNVVMKNEAGETVCKGNISGMVTTKMND from the coding sequence ATGAACGCACAAGAAATACTAGCAAAATTACCTTACAGCAAACCTTTTTTATTTGTTGATGAGTTATTACAAATTGATGAAAACGGATCAGCCGGAACTTATACTTTTGATAAAGACCTTGATTTCTATAAAGGACATTTCAAAGATGCCCCGGTTACACCAGGGGTAATATTAACAGAAACAATGGCACAGATCGGACTGGTTTGCCTGGGTATCTATCTTTCCGGAAATGCAAATACGGAGCTGAAAGCGCATGTGATGCTGACCTCAACAGCAATGGATTTTATGAAACCTGTTTTTCCGGGTGAAAAGGTTACAGTAACTGCTGAAAAAGTATACTTCAGGTTTAAAAAACTGAATTGTAATGTAGTCATGAAAAATGAAGCCGGAGAAACCGTCTGCAAAGGAAATATATCTGGAATGGTAACTACAAAAATGAATGACTAA
- a CDS encoding type III polyketide synthase, producing MSVIIKSISKALPEYSRNTAEIIPFLDGWLHGQEDRFIRKVKKIFENAAVDKRYSFMSPEEVFSDLTFEQRNNIYCREGIKLGTKCLTDAIDKAGWKNEELDYIITVSCTGIMIPSLDAYLINALKLRQDIVRLPVTEMGCAAGVSGIIYAKNFLKSNPGKRAAVIAVESPTATFQRNDFSMANIVSAAIFGDGAACVLLSSHPDDSGPEILAEEMYHFYDAEEMMGFKMTNTGLQMVLDVTVPETIATHFPAIIHPFLEKNGLNIQEIDHLVFHPGGKKIIEIVEALFGELGKNINDTKAILRLYGNMSSVTVLYVLERIMDAKPKPGDKGLMLSFGPGFSAQRILLQW from the coding sequence ATGAGTGTAATCATAAAAAGTATCAGCAAAGCGTTGCCTGAATATTCAAGGAACACAGCCGAAATCATCCCTTTTCTGGATGGATGGCTGCATGGGCAGGAAGACCGGTTTATCCGTAAGGTTAAAAAGATATTTGAAAATGCAGCAGTAGATAAACGTTATTCATTTATGTCTCCGGAAGAGGTTTTCAGCGATCTTACGTTTGAGCAGCGGAATAACATCTATTGCAGAGAAGGTATTAAATTAGGGACAAAATGCCTCACTGATGCAATTGATAAGGCTGGCTGGAAAAATGAAGAGCTTGATTATATCATTACCGTAAGCTGTACGGGGATTATGATCCCTTCTTTAGATGCCTATCTGATCAATGCATTAAAGCTGCGTCAGGATATCGTGCGTCTTCCGGTCACAGAAATGGGCTGTGCAGCCGGCGTATCCGGAATCATTTATGCCAAAAACTTCTTAAAATCCAATCCTGGTAAAAGAGCAGCAGTAATTGCTGTAGAATCTCCAACAGCAACTTTCCAGCGCAATGACTTCTCGATGGCCAATATTGTAAGTGCTGCTATTTTTGGAGATGGCGCAGCCTGCGTTCTTTTGTCTTCACATCCCGATGACAGCGGTCCGGAAATACTGGCGGAAGAAATGTATCACTTTTATGATGCAGAAGAAATGATGGGCTTTAAAATGACCAATACAGGTTTACAAATGGTACTGGACGTTACTGTACCTGAAACTATTGCCACACATTTCCCTGCTATTATTCACCCTTTTCTGGAAAAGAACGGATTAAACATTCAGGAAATAGACCACCTGGTTTTTCATCCGGGCGGAAAAAAAATCATCGAAATTGTAGAAGCCTTATTTGGTGAGCTTGGTAAAAATATAAACGATACTAAAGCGATTTTAAGATTATATGGAAATATGTCAAGCGTTACCGTACTCTATGTGCTTGAGCGGATTATGGATGCCAAACCTAAGCCGGGAGACAAAGGTTTGATGCTCAGTTTTGGCCCCGGATTTTCCGCACAGCGAATTTTATTGCAGTGGTAA
- a CDS encoding methyltransferase domain-containing protein: MFVDTTHRSDAPEIMDNFQMEGEILRDALDKIASINRLLGGNKVTLEGIIYLLRAQPKSTLIRITDVGCGNGDMLRALADYAEKNELNFMLTGIDANNFTIEHARSLSSGYKNISYECIDIFEELNQQKSADIILCTLTLHHFKDQEIIALLQSFQRTAKLGFVINDLQRSAIAYYLFLGLCFVFRLNEMSREDGLVSILRGFKRNDLMSFSKTLGLKYYFIKWKWAFRYQWIVKTA, translated from the coding sequence ATGTTTGTAGACACCACACATAGAAGCGATGCGCCTGAAATTATGGATAATTTCCAGATGGAAGGAGAAATACTCAGAGACGCACTCGATAAAATTGCCAGCATCAACCGCCTGCTTGGCGGAAACAAGGTCACGCTCGAAGGAATTATTTATTTACTCCGTGCACAACCAAAATCTACACTTATACGTATTACTGATGTAGGATGTGGAAATGGCGATATGTTAAGAGCACTCGCAGACTATGCAGAGAAAAATGAGCTGAACTTTATGCTCACCGGTATAGATGCTAACAATTTCACCATTGAACATGCCCGGAGTTTATCATCAGGATATAAAAATATAAGTTATGAATGCATTGATATATTTGAGGAGCTCAATCAGCAAAAATCAGCAGATATTATACTTTGTACTTTAACCCTGCATCATTTTAAAGATCAGGAGATCATTGCATTGCTGCAAAGTTTTCAGCGAACGGCAAAGCTTGGTTTTGTGATTAATGATTTACAACGGAGTGCAATCGCTTATTACCTGTTTTTGGGATTATGTTTTGTATTCCGGCTGAATGAAATGTCGCGCGAAGATGGACTGGTTTCTATTCTCCGCGGATTTAAAAGAAATGATTTAATGTCGTTTTCAAAAACATTAGGTCTTAAGTATTACTTTATTAAATGGAAATGGGCATTCCGCTACCAATGGATAGTTAAAACAGCATGA